In Phacochoerus africanus isolate WHEZ1 chromosome 1, ROS_Pafr_v1, whole genome shotgun sequence, the following are encoded in one genomic region:
- the PCNP gene encoding PEST proteolytic signal-containing nuclear protein isoform X2: MGGFGAHPARRWAQTSPGHARCGPLGSEPTSPSCRGTAGHCSSLPGPSGGPASEEKGDGPQTGGPNSGNGGESSSRSAEKRSAEEEAADLPTKPTKISKFGFAIGSQTTKKASAISIKLGSSPKETVPTLAPKTLSVAAAFNEDEDSEPEEMPPEAKMRMKNIGRDTPTSAGPNSFNKGKHGFSDNQKLWERNIKSHLGNVHDQDN, encoded by the exons ATGGGCGGATTTGGCGCTCACCCGGCCAGGCGCTGGGCCCAGACGAGCCCCGGGCACGCCCGGTGCGGCCCGCTGGGATCTGAGCCCACATCACCTTCTTGCCGGGGTACAGCCGGTCACTGTTCGTCACTTCCCGGCCCCAGCGGAGGCCCTGCTTCCGAAGAGAAGGGAGATGGGCCCCAGACAGGAGGACCGAACTCGGG TAATGGAGGGGAAAGTTCCAGTCGCAGCGCTGAGAAGCGATCAGCTGAAGAAGAAGCTGCAGACCTCCCAACAAAGCCTACAAAGATCTCCAAGTTTGGATTTGCCATAGGTAGTCAGACGACAAAGAAAGCTTCAGCCATATCCATCAAACTTGGCTCAAGT CCTAAAGAAACAGTTCCAACTCTTGCTCCAAAAACCCTTTCAGTAGCAGCAGCTTTTAATGAAGATGAAGAT agtGAACCAGAGGAAATGCCTCCAGAAGCAAAGATGAGGATGAAGAATATTGGAAG GGATACACCAACATCAGCAGGACCAAATTCCTTCAATAAAGGAAAACATGGGTTTTCTGATAACCAGAAGCTATGGGAACGAAATATAAAATCTCATCTTGGAAATGTCCATGACCAAGACAATTAA
- the PCNP gene encoding PEST proteolytic signal-containing nuclear protein isoform X1, translated as MGGFGAHPARRWAQTSPGHARCGPLGSEPTSPSCRGTAGHCSSLPGPSGGPASEEKGDGPQTGGPNSGNGGESSSRSAEKRSAEEEAADLPTKPTKISKFGFAIGSQTTKKASAISIKLGSSKPKETVPTLAPKTLSVAAAFNEDEDSEPEEMPPEAKMRMKNIGRDTPTSAGPNSFNKGKHGFSDNQKLWERNIKSHLGNVHDQDN; from the exons ATGGGCGGATTTGGCGCTCACCCGGCCAGGCGCTGGGCCCAGACGAGCCCCGGGCACGCCCGGTGCGGCCCGCTGGGATCTGAGCCCACATCACCTTCTTGCCGGGGTACAGCCGGTCACTGTTCGTCACTTCCCGGCCCCAGCGGAGGCCCTGCTTCCGAAGAGAAGGGAGATGGGCCCCAGACAGGAGGACCGAACTCGGG TAATGGAGGGGAAAGTTCCAGTCGCAGCGCTGAGAAGCGATCAGCTGAAGAAGAAGCTGCAGACCTCCCAACAAAGCCTACAAAGATCTCCAAGTTTGGATTTGCCATAGGTAGTCAGACGACAAAGAAAGCTTCAGCCATATCCATCAAACTTGGCTCAAGT AAGCCTAAAGAAACAGTTCCAACTCTTGCTCCAAAAACCCTTTCAGTAGCAGCAGCTTTTAATGAAGATGAAGAT agtGAACCAGAGGAAATGCCTCCAGAAGCAAAGATGAGGATGAAGAATATTGGAAG GGATACACCAACATCAGCAGGACCAAATTCCTTCAATAAAGGAAAACATGGGTTTTCTGATAACCAGAAGCTATGGGAACGAAATATAAAATCTCATCTTGGAAATGTCCATGACCAAGACAATTAA
- the PCNP gene encoding PEST proteolytic signal-containing nuclear protein isoform X5 — MLFEVAAPINLLSKNSSSCNGGESSSRSAEKRSAEEEAADLPTKPTKISKFGFAIGSQTTKKASAISIKLGSSKPKETVPTLAPKTLSVAAAFNEDEDSEPEEMPPEAKMRMKNIGRDTPTSAGPNSFNKGKHGFSDNQKLWERNIKSHLGNVHDQDN; from the exons ATGCTTTTTGAGGTTGCTGCTCCCATCAATCTGCTCAGTAAAAATAGCTCATCTTG TAATGGAGGGGAAAGTTCCAGTCGCAGCGCTGAGAAGCGATCAGCTGAAGAAGAAGCTGCAGACCTCCCAACAAAGCCTACAAAGATCTCCAAGTTTGGATTTGCCATAGGTAGTCAGACGACAAAGAAAGCTTCAGCCATATCCATCAAACTTGGCTCAAGT AAGCCTAAAGAAACAGTTCCAACTCTTGCTCCAAAAACCCTTTCAGTAGCAGCAGCTTTTAATGAAGATGAAGAT agtGAACCAGAGGAAATGCCTCCAGAAGCAAAGATGAGGATGAAGAATATTGGAAG GGATACACCAACATCAGCAGGACCAAATTCCTTCAATAAAGGAAAACATGGGTTTTCTGATAACCAGAAGCTATGGGAACGAAATATAAAATCTCATCTTGGAAATGTCCATGACCAAGACAATTAA
- the PCNP gene encoding PEST proteolytic signal-containing nuclear protein isoform X4 yields MVAGRGRDVFGVAAGEAAAGKMADGKAGEEKPEKPQRAGAAGGPEEEAEKPVKTKTVSSSNGGESSSRSAEKRSAEEEAADLPTKPTKISKFGFAIGSQTTKKASAISIKLGSSPKETVPTLAPKTLSVAAAFNEDEDSEPEEMPPEAKMRMKNIGRDTPTSAGPNSFNKGKHGFSDNQKLWERNIKSHLGNVHDQDN; encoded by the exons ATGGTTGCTGGGCGGGGCCGTGACGTCTTTGGCGTGGCTGCAGGGGAGGCCGCGGCGGGGAAAATGGCGGACGGGAAGGCGGGAGAGGAGAAGCCTGAGAAGCCGCAGCGAGCTGGAGCCGCCGGAG GACCtgaagaagaagcagaaaaacctGTGAAAACTAAGACTGTTTCTTCCAGTAATGGAGGGGAAAGTTCCAGTCGCAGCGCTGAGAAGCGATCAGCTGAAGAAGAAGCTGCAGACCTCCCAACAAAGCCTACAAAGATCTCCAAGTTTGGATTTGCCATAGGTAGTCAGACGACAAAGAAAGCTTCAGCCATATCCATCAAACTTGGCTCAAGT CCTAAAGAAACAGTTCCAACTCTTGCTCCAAAAACCCTTTCAGTAGCAGCAGCTTTTAATGAAGATGAAGAT agtGAACCAGAGGAAATGCCTCCAGAAGCAAAGATGAGGATGAAGAATATTGGAAG GGATACACCAACATCAGCAGGACCAAATTCCTTCAATAAAGGAAAACATGGGTTTTCTGATAACCAGAAGCTATGGGAACGAAATATAAAATCTCATCTTGGAAATGTCCATGACCAAGACAATTAA
- the PCNP gene encoding PEST proteolytic signal-containing nuclear protein isoform X3: protein MVAGRGRDVFGVAAGEAAAGKMADGKAGEEKPEKPQRAGAAGGPEEEAEKPVKTKTVSSSNGGESSSRSAEKRSAEEEAADLPTKPTKISKFGFAIGSQTTKKASAISIKLGSSKPKETVPTLAPKTLSVAAAFNEDEDSEPEEMPPEAKMRMKNIGRDTPTSAGPNSFNKGKHGFSDNQKLWERNIKSHLGNVHDQDN, encoded by the exons ATGGTTGCTGGGCGGGGCCGTGACGTCTTTGGCGTGGCTGCAGGGGAGGCCGCGGCGGGGAAAATGGCGGACGGGAAGGCGGGAGAGGAGAAGCCTGAGAAGCCGCAGCGAGCTGGAGCCGCCGGAG GACCtgaagaagaagcagaaaaacctGTGAAAACTAAGACTGTTTCTTCCAGTAATGGAGGGGAAAGTTCCAGTCGCAGCGCTGAGAAGCGATCAGCTGAAGAAGAAGCTGCAGACCTCCCAACAAAGCCTACAAAGATCTCCAAGTTTGGATTTGCCATAGGTAGTCAGACGACAAAGAAAGCTTCAGCCATATCCATCAAACTTGGCTCAAGT AAGCCTAAAGAAACAGTTCCAACTCTTGCTCCAAAAACCCTTTCAGTAGCAGCAGCTTTTAATGAAGATGAAGAT agtGAACCAGAGGAAATGCCTCCAGAAGCAAAGATGAGGATGAAGAATATTGGAAG GGATACACCAACATCAGCAGGACCAAATTCCTTCAATAAAGGAAAACATGGGTTTTCTGATAACCAGAAGCTATGGGAACGAAATATAAAATCTCATCTTGGAAATGTCCATGACCAAGACAATTAA